A genome region from Sander vitreus isolate 19-12246 chromosome 21, sanVit1, whole genome shotgun sequence includes the following:
- the LOC144535979 gene encoding potassium channel subfamily K member 1-like yields MVRSCTSGWCARFVERHQSALNFALLVVGYILYLLIGAGIFSAIELRYEQELRQELKAAQQDFLSNNPCVSQERLNELLARALEASKYGVSVLDNDTERNWDFVSSLFFTSTVLTTTGYGHTVPLSDEGKAFCIFYALFGIPVTLFFLTVAVERIMVLVTRRPVSYFHRRWAMSKSKLGAIHATCLAIIMALIFLIIPAWILFSIEKDWNFLESLYFCFISLTTIGLGDYIPGEARNKENNPHPQLYRFSITVYLVLGLVFVLVVLETCCELPQMRRLRQRFYQERVRELDSETTNIIERDHMSDQQSNPLDHVTDHLPVIPSVSEQAASLQQDGKSMPYTPVSESAVDSKLR; encoded by the exons ATGGTCCGCAGCTGTACCTCCGGCTGGTGCGCTCGGTTTGTGGAGCGACACCAGTCAGCGCTGAATTTTGCGCTGCTGGTTGTTGGTTACATCCTTTACCTCCTGATCGGCGCCGGGATCTTTTCCGCCATCGAGCTACGCTACGAGCAGGAGCTCCGTCAGGAGCTGAAAGCGGCGCAGCAGGACTTCCTGAGCAACAACCCCTGTGTGTCCCAAGAGCGCCTCAACGAGCTTCTGGCCCGCGCGCTAGAGGCCAGTAAGTATGGAGTGTCCGTGCTGGATAACGACACCGAGCGAAACTGGGACTTTGTGTCCTCCCTGTTCTTCACCAGCACCGTGCTGACCACCACAG gttatGGCCATACTGTTCCTCTCTCAGATGAAGGGAAGGCCTTCTGTATTTTCTACGCCCTCTTTGGCATCCCTGTTAccctcttcttcctcactgTTGCGGTGGAGAGAATCATGGTCCTGGTGACTCGACGTCCAGTGTCCTATTTCCACCGTCGATGGGCCATGTCCAAATCGAAGTTAGGCGCCATACATGCTACCTGCCTAGCCATCATTATGGCCCTGATCTTCCTCATCATCCCTGCGTGGATCTTGTTCAGTATAGAGAAAGACTGGAACTTTCTGGAgtctctgtatttctgtttcATCTCTCTGACGACCATTGGCCTCGGGGATTATATCCCTGGAGAGGCCAGGAATAAAGAGAACAACCCACACCCACAGCTCTACAGGTTTTCTATTACAG TCTACTTGGTGCTGGGCTTGGTGTTTGTCCTGGTGGTGCTGGAGACGTGTTGCGAGCTTCCTCAGATGAGACGCCTCAGACAGAGGTTCTACCAAGAAAGGGTTCGGGAGCTGGACTCCGAGACCACCAACATCATCGAGCGGGATCACATGAGCGACCAGCAGAGCAACCCTTTGGATCACGTGACAGATCACCTACCAGTCATCCCTTCTGTGTCAGAACAGGCTGCGTCTTTACAGCAGGATGGGAAGTCAATGCCTTACACCCCAGTATCAGAATCTGCTGTTGACAGCAAACTGAGATGA